The following are encoded in a window of Platichthys flesus chromosome 19, fPlaFle2.1, whole genome shotgun sequence genomic DNA:
- the drg1 gene encoding developmentally-regulated GTP-binding protein 1, protein MTILDKIAEIESEMARTQRNKATAHHLGLLKARLAKLRRELITPKGGSGGGTGEGFDVAKTGDARVGFVGFPSVGKSTLLSNLAGVYSEVAAYEFTTLTTVPGVIRYKGAKIQLLDLPGIIEGAKDGKGRGRQVIAVARTCNLILIVLDVLKPLLHKRLIEHELEGFGIRLNKQPPNIGFKRKDKGGINFTATCVQTELDSETVKSILSEYKIHNADITLRSDSTADDLIDVVEGNRVYVPCIYVLNKIDQISIEELDVIYKVPHTVPISAHHHWNFDDLLERMWDYLRLVRIYTKPKGQLPDYTSPVVLPDGRTTVEDFCLKIHKSLMKELKYALVWGASVKHNPQKVGKDHLMDDEDVIQLVKK, encoded by the exons ATGACTATCCTCGACAAAATAGCGGAGATTGAGAGCGAG ATGGCCAGGACGCAGAGGAACAAGGCCACAGCTCACCACTTGGGTCTGCTCAAGGCACGTCTCGCCAAACTGAGGAGGGAACTCATCACCCCAAAAGGAGGCAGCGGTGGTGGAACAGGAGAAG gtTTCGATGTAGCAAAAACCGGGGATGCTCGTGTTGGCTTCGTTGGATTTCCTTCCGTAGGAAAGTCTACGCTGCTTAGTAACCTTGCAGGCGTGTATTCTGAGGTTGCCGCCTATGAGTTCACCACTCTCACCACAGTACCTGGAGTCATTCGCTACAAAGGCGCCAAAATTCAG CTTCTCGATCTCCCAGGAATCATTGAGGGAGCCAAGGATGGCAAGGGCAGAGGCCGACAGGTCATCGCAG ttGCTCGAACCTGCAACCTGATCCTCATCGTGCTCGATGTGTTGAAGCCTCTTCTCCATAAGAGACTCATAGAGCATGAGCTGGAGGGCTTTGGCATCCGACTGAACAAGCAACCACCCAACATTGGTTTCAAGAGGAAGGACAAAGGAGGCATCAACTTCACAGCCACA TGTGTACAAACTGAGCTGGATTCTGAAACGGTGAAGTCTATCCTGTCCGAGTACAAGATCCACAACGCCGACATCACTCTGCGCAGCGACTCCACAGCCGATGACCTCATTGATGTGGTGGAGGGAAATCG GGTCTACGTCCCGTGCATATATGTGCTCAACAAAATCGATCAAATCTCCATTGAGGAGTTGGACGTCATCTACAAGGTGCCCCACACTGTCCCCATCTCAGCCCACCACCACTGGAACTTCGATGACCTGCTGGAGAGGATGTGGGATTACCTAAGACTTGTGCGCAT ctACACCAAACCCAAAGGCCAGCTTCCTGACTACACGTCTCCTGTTGTCCTCCCTGACGGCCGAACTACAGTCGAGGATTTCTGCTTGAAGATTCACAAAAGCCTCATGAAAGAGTTGAAATA TGCTCTTGTGTGGGGAGCTTCGGTGAAACATAACCCTCAAAAGGTGGGCAAGGACCACCTTATGGATGACGAAGACGTAATCCAGCTGGTGAAGAAGTAA
- the stard7 gene encoding stAR-related lipid transfer protein 7, mitochondrial: MFHSVPRRPICEIGVSAMRLRSSSSSFRRSVAEGGRQLEKVPWLGRNVAQLLSWLQRAGADEAVAATRSGQKRKGLLSIFADHCSFVTGQRLRRACQIGELYSNLYSERTRWSLVGSIWRRLQNKNAPTGRLFAALAGVFMWDSEKIQEEEIRRCGLEILELEDAKHYNASLGTVTGQQESCWEVVIEKTDFRVWKRPIPNSHLFEYRVFGSYNDVTPRQFFNVQLDTEYRKKWDSLVIKLEVVDRDLSTGSEIVHWATQFPYPMYSRDYVYVRRYDVDVDNNLMILVSRAVQHPRVPETQDFVRVHSYQSKMVIRPHKSFDENGFDYLLTYSDDPQTVFPRYCVSWMVSSGMPDFLQKLHTAALKARNLEVGIQDYVGVIKSGDTNRQPSQERHGGENARPGQIYA, translated from the exons ATGTTCCACTCCGTGCCCCGTCGGCCGATCTGTGAGATCGGCGTGAGCGCCATGAGGctccggagcagcagcagctcgtttCGACGGAGCGTCGCGGAGGGCGGAAGGCAGCTGGAGAAGGTGCCGTGGCTGGGCAGGAACGTTGCCCAGCTGCTGTCCTGGCTCCAGAGGGCAGGTGCGGACGAGGCCGTCGCCGCCACCAGGTCAGGCCAGAAGAGGAAGGGCCTGCTCTCCATATTCGCGGACCACTGCAGCTTCGTGACCGGGCAGAGGCTCCGACGTGCCTGTCAGATCGGCGAGCTGTACTCCAACCTGTACTCCGAGCGCACCAGGTGGAGCCTGGTGGGGTCGATATGGCGCAGACTTCAGAACAAGAATGCGCCCACTGGGAGACTCTTCGCCGCCCTGGCCGGTGTCTTCATGTGGGACAGCGAGAAGATTCAAGAAGAGGAAATTCGCAG GTGTGGGCTGGAGATACTGGAGCTGGAGGATGCAAAACACTACAATGCATCTTTGGGAACTGTGACTGGACAGCAGGAATCATGCTGGGAAGTTGTGATTGAGAAGACAGACTTTAGAGTGTGGAAGCGGCCCATTCCTAACAGTCACCTCTTTGAATACAGAG TGTTCGGCTCCTACAACGATGTCACACCGAGACAGTTCTTCAATGTACAG TTGGATACAGAGTACAGGAAGAAGTGGGATTCTCTGGTTATCAAGCTTGAAGTGGTGGACAGAGACCTCAGCACAGGCTCTGAAATTGTGCACTGGGCAACACAGTTTCCT TATCCCATGTACTCAAGGGACTATGTCTACGTACGCCGCTATGACGTTGATGTTGACAACAACCTGATGATCTTAGTGTCCAG AGCTGTGCAGCATCCCAGAGTCCCAGAGACTCAGGACTTTGTGCGAGTCCATTCATACCAGTCAAAGATGGTCATCCGTCCTCACAAGTCATTTGATGAG AATGGCTTTGATTACCTGCTGACCTACAGCGACGACCCCCAGACCGTCTTCCCCCGTTACTGTGTGAGCTGGATGGTGTCAAGTG GTATGCCAGATTTCCTACAGAAGCTGCACACTGCTGCCTTGAAGGCCAGAAACTTGGAGGTTGGGATCCAGGACTACGTAGGTGTCATTAAATCCGGCGACACCAACCGCCAGCCGAGCCAGGAGCGCCACGGTGGAGAAAACGCACGCCCTGGTCAGATCTACGCCTGA